Proteins from a single region of Cytophagaceae bacterium:
- a CDS encoding DMT family transporter — MIKKLRNNEDKTLLGWVLIFFLAFVWGLSFILVKKIVSNFSALELGAGRIFIAGLALSPWAISNLKNFPKAKTTPLLFSGLLGYLIPAIIFGIVGSKLNSSLAGTLNATTPIFVLLMGGLFFSKKITGNQVFGIIIGFVGSLLLILSGGNTKLDFSNPYTLLVLSATVMYGLNANIVGHFLSTVKPIVISSFSLVFVGIIAFVILLFTDFFGKIFLPENHLLLIYFLFLGAINSGLAAVLYNYVLQITSPVFASSVTYLIPIVATGAGIFDGEKIGFWHYFGMAIILVGIYILNRRKTPGNKV, encoded by the coding sequence TTGATAAAAAAACTAAGAAACAACGAAGATAAAACCTTGTTAGGATGGGTTTTGATTTTTTTTCTCGCATTTGTTTGGGGCCTATCCTTTATTTTGGTCAAAAAAATTGTTTCCAATTTTTCGGCTCTTGAGTTAGGGGCGGGCAGGATATTTATAGCCGGTTTAGCACTTTCTCCCTGGGCTATCAGCAATTTGAAAAATTTTCCAAAGGCAAAAACTACTCCACTGCTCTTCTCTGGTTTGTTGGGCTATCTGATTCCTGCCATTATTTTCGGAATAGTTGGGAGCAAGCTCAATTCATCACTTGCAGGTACTTTAAACGCCACCACACCCATCTTTGTGTTATTGATGGGCGGTTTATTTTTCTCTAAAAAAATCACCGGAAATCAGGTTTTTGGAATAATAATAGGTTTTGTCGGTAGCCTTCTTTTGATATTAAGCGGGGGAAATACAAAGCTTGATTTTAGTAATCCTTATACTTTACTTGTCTTAAGTGCCACGGTCATGTACGGTCTCAATGCCAATATCGTCGGGCATTTCCTTTCAACTGTCAAACCGATTGTAATCAGTTCATTTTCATTGGTTTTTGTAGGTATTATTGCCTTTGTGATTCTTCTGTTTACTGATTTTTTTGGAAAAATATTTTTACCGGAAAACCACCTTTTGCTTATATATTTCCTTTTTTTAGGTGCAATCAATTCGGGTTTGGCTGCGGTTTTATACAACTATGTATTACAGATCACCAGTCCGGTATTTGCCAGTTCGGTTACCTATTTGATTCCAATTGTGGCTACCGGTGCGGGAATTTTTGATGGTGAAAAAATTGGTTTCTGGCATTATTTCGGGATGGCAATAATTCTGGTAGGGATTTATATTCTCAACAGAAGGAAAACACCCGGAAATAAGGTTTAA
- the frr gene encoding ribosome recycling factor, which yields MEDIDLLLEMAQEHMERALKHTQIELTKIRAGKASTSMLDGIQVEYYGVPTPLNQVSSVTTPDARTIQIKPFERKTIGDIERAIINSNVGLAPANDGETIRLNVPPLTEERRRDLVKKVKVEIEIAKVNIRKVRQEINDDIKKLKNDGVSEDAIKIGEEKVQKITNSFIEKTDHMMATKEADIMHV from the coding sequence ATGGAAGACATAGATTTATTACTCGAAATGGCTCAGGAGCATATGGAAAGGGCTCTGAAACATACCCAAATCGAACTAACGAAAATCAGAGCCGGTAAAGCCAGCACCTCAATGCTTGATGGAATTCAAGTGGAATACTACGGAGTGCCAACTCCACTTAATCAGGTATCGTCTGTTACTACACCCGATGCCCGCACTATTCAGATAAAACCTTTTGAAAGAAAAACTATTGGCGATATCGAAAGAGCTATCATTAACTCCAATGTTGGTCTTGCACCTGCCAATGATGGTGAAACCATCAGACTCAATGTGCCTCCTCTGACCGAGGAAAGAAGACGTGATTTGGTGAAAAAAGTGAAAGTAGAAATCGAAATTGCAAAAGTGAACATCAGGAAAGTACGCCAGGAAATCAATGATGACATCAAAAAACTCAAAAACGATGGTGTGTCAGAAGATGCCATAAAAATAGGAGAAGAAAAAGTACAGAAGATTACGAATAGTTTTATTGAAAAAACTGATCACATGATGGCCACCAAAGAAGCCGATATCATGCACGTTTAA
- a CDS encoding redoxin family protein: protein MKTILSLIFSSLFLFFAEAKDPVTLSVGSEAPDFNLKGVDGKMHTLESFRKAPILVIIFTCNHCPTAQAYEDRIIAFQEKYKEQGVQVVAISPNADKAVRFDELGYTDLSDSYEEMVIRAKDKKYNFPYLYDGESQTTATAYGPTTTPHAFVFNKKRILKFVGRIDDEEHIGRATKFDLENAVKELLEKDEVSVPETKTFGCSIKWMDKADWKLKEVESWKSEEVKLEDLNIEGLKKLMTEKSEKYRLINFWATWCGPCVTEFSALTETDKMYRNRDFEFISISIDDAKSRNKVTEFLKKKYASNKNYLYGNLHKYELIEAVDKKWPGALPYTILLSPDGKIVYRQSGMIEVRDLRKAIVEHIGRYYP from the coding sequence ATGAAAACTATTCTAAGTTTAATTTTTTCTTCGTTATTTTTATTTTTTGCAGAAGCAAAAGACCCGGTAACGCTTTCGGTAGGTAGTGAGGCACCTGATTTCAATCTTAAGGGTGTGGATGGCAAAATGCATACTCTTGAAAGTTTCAGGAAAGCCCCAATTTTGGTAATAATTTTTACCTGTAATCATTGTCCTACAGCACAGGCTTATGAGGATCGCATCATAGCGTTCCAGGAAAAGTACAAAGAGCAGGGTGTGCAGGTGGTAGCCATTAGCCCCAATGCCGACAAAGCGGTAAGGTTTGATGAGTTGGGATACACTGACCTCAGTGACAGTTATGAGGAGATGGTGATCAGGGCAAAGGATAAAAAATACAATTTCCCCTACCTTTATGATGGTGAAAGTCAGACCACAGCCACAGCATATGGACCTACAACTACTCCTCATGCATTTGTGTTTAACAAGAAAAGAATATTGAAATTTGTTGGTCGTATTGATGACGAAGAACATATTGGAAGAGCGACAAAATTTGATTTGGAGAATGCAGTGAAGGAACTTCTGGAAAAAGATGAGGTGAGTGTTCCTGAAACCAAAACTTTTGGCTGCTCTATAAAATGGATGGACAAGGCTGACTGGAAGCTGAAAGAAGTGGAATCGTGGAAAAGTGAGGAAGTAAAACTTGAAGATCTGAATATTGAAGGTTTGAAAAAATTAATGACAGAAAAGTCTGAAAAATACCGGCTTATCAACTTTTGGGCAACCTGGTGTGGACCATGTGTTACTGAATTTTCGGCACTGACCGAAACCGACAAGATGTATCGTAACCGCGATTTTGAATTTATCAGTATCTCGATTGACGATGCCAAATCAAGAAACAAAGTCACCGAGTTCTTGAAAAAGAAATACGCCTCCAATAAAAATTATTTATACGGAAATCTCCATAAATATGAGTTAATAGAGGCAGTTGACAAAAAATGGCCTGGAGCACTTCCTTATACCATTTTACTTTCACCTGACGGAAAGATTGTTTATCGCCAAAGCGGTATGATTGAAGTCCGCGACCTCAGAAAAGCCATTGTTGAGCATATAGGGAGGTATTATCCTTAA
- the mutS gene encoding DNA mismatch repair protein MutS, producing MAKPATPKETPLSKQYNQIKVKYPGAMLLFRVGDFYETFGEDAIKASKILGIVLTRRNNGGAHEELAGFPHHSLDNYLPKLVRAGQRVAICDQLEDPSQAKGIVKRGVTELVTPGVSFNDNVLEVKQNNYLASVHFASDDYLGVAFLDISTGEFFTTEGSLAYVDKLIQGFAPSEILYCKKHRGRFELIFGEKFNTYTFDDWAFTHDFGYNLLTHHFNTNSLKGFGIENLKEGITAAGVILQYLADTEHKNISHISGLTRLDQEKFVWLDRFTIRNLELVFAQVDGGVPLIDILDHTITPMGARLLRKWMVLPLKEKKTIEERLDTVEMLMTDADLLSEIGQALKPIGDLERLVSKVAVRRISPRELVQLKRALLQIGPIKSLLSTKLEAFPVLRKYLDQLNDCQFLVEKITKELRDDAPNISNQGGMIASGVDADLDELHKIAFSGKDYLIEIQNRESERTAIPSLKIAYNKVFGYFLEVSNAHKNKVPQEWIRKQTLVNAERYITEELKIYEEKILSAEGKIFEIEFRIFNDLVITASEYVAPIQQNARVISELDALMSFAAVSKKNNYCKPEISENKTIDIKDGRHPVIEQQLPLGESYVPNSIFLDDVGQQIIIITGPNMSGKSALLRQTALIVLMAQIGCFVPAHSAEIGLVDKIFTRVGASDNLSRGESTFMVEMTETASILNNLSDRSLVIMDEIGRGTSTYDGVSIAWSIAEYLHNHPKFRPWTLFATHYHELNQLADDFSRIKNFNVSVKELNGKVVFLRKLKEGGSEHSFGIHVAQIAGMPQNVVLRANEILHHLEKDHIKEQNKEKIKEAPKNNYQLSFFDPVDPQGEKIKEMLKEVDVNTISPIEALLKLNELRRLLEK from the coding sequence ATGGCCAAACCCGCCACCCCAAAAGAAACTCCGTTATCAAAACAATATAACCAGATAAAAGTCAAATATCCGGGGGCAATGTTGCTGTTCAGGGTAGGGGATTTTTATGAGACTTTTGGTGAAGATGCCATAAAAGCTTCAAAAATATTAGGGATAGTTCTGACCAGAAGAAATAATGGTGGTGCTCATGAAGAGCTCGCCGGTTTTCCGCATCATTCGCTTGATAATTATCTTCCCAAACTCGTGAGAGCCGGTCAAAGAGTGGCTATCTGTGACCAATTGGAAGACCCAAGCCAAGCAAAAGGTATCGTAAAACGAGGGGTAACCGAACTGGTAACTCCCGGAGTGTCTTTTAATGATAACGTGCTGGAAGTCAAGCAGAACAACTATCTGGCCTCGGTGCATTTTGCTTCTGATGATTATCTCGGGGTGGCATTTCTGGACATTTCTACCGGTGAGTTTTTTACCACAGAAGGCTCTCTGGCCTATGTCGATAAATTGATTCAGGGTTTTGCTCCTTCCGAGATTTTGTATTGTAAAAAACACAGAGGAAGATTTGAATTAATTTTTGGAGAAAAATTTAATACTTACACCTTTGACGACTGGGCTTTTACCCACGATTTTGGATATAACCTGCTCACCCACCATTTTAATACCAATTCTCTCAAAGGCTTCGGTATTGAAAATCTAAAAGAAGGGATAACCGCAGCAGGCGTAATTTTGCAGTATCTCGCTGATACTGAGCATAAGAATATCAGCCATATCAGCGGACTGACCCGTCTCGACCAGGAAAAATTTGTTTGGCTTGACCGGTTCACTATTCGTAATCTTGAGCTGGTATTTGCTCAGGTAGATGGCGGTGTGCCTTTGATTGATATTCTGGACCATACCATTACGCCAATGGGTGCCCGCCTTTTGCGAAAATGGATGGTATTGCCCCTCAAAGAGAAAAAAACCATAGAAGAACGCCTGGATACTGTTGAAATGCTGATGACTGATGCAGATTTGCTTTCTGAAATCGGCCAGGCACTAAAACCTATCGGGGACCTTGAGCGGCTTGTGTCTAAAGTTGCAGTTAGGAGAATCAGCCCCAGAGAACTGGTGCAACTCAAAAGAGCTTTACTGCAGATTGGACCTATAAAAAGCCTGCTTAGTACCAAGCTTGAGGCTTTTCCGGTATTGAGAAAATATCTTGACCAACTGAATGACTGTCAGTTTTTGGTTGAAAAAATCACTAAAGAACTTCGCGACGACGCACCCAATATCAGCAATCAGGGCGGAATGATAGCAAGTGGGGTGGATGCTGACCTCGATGAACTACACAAAATCGCTTTTTCAGGAAAAGATTATCTGATAGAAATTCAAAATAGAGAATCAGAAAGAACCGCAATCCCCTCCCTCAAAATTGCTTATAATAAGGTGTTTGGCTATTTTCTTGAGGTGTCAAATGCCCATAAAAATAAGGTTCCCCAGGAATGGATACGGAAACAAACGCTCGTCAACGCAGAGCGGTATATCACCGAAGAGTTAAAGATTTATGAAGAAAAAATTCTTTCGGCAGAGGGCAAAATTTTTGAAATTGAATTCCGGATATTCAATGATCTGGTTATAACGGCATCGGAATATGTGGCACCCATTCAGCAAAATGCCCGGGTGATTTCTGAACTGGATGCCTTGATGTCATTTGCTGCAGTTTCTAAGAAAAATAACTATTGTAAGCCTGAAATATCTGAAAATAAGACCATTGACATTAAAGATGGTCGGCATCCGGTGATTGAACAACAACTGCCATTGGGCGAAAGTTATGTGCCTAACAGTATTTTTCTCGACGACGTGGGACAACAGATTATTATCATCACCGGACCCAATATGTCAGGTAAGTCGGCTTTGTTAAGACAAACCGCCCTGATTGTTTTGATGGCTCAAATCGGATGTTTTGTTCCGGCACATTCGGCTGAGATTGGTTTGGTAGATAAAATTTTCACCAGGGTAGGGGCAAGCGATAACCTTTCAAGGGGTGAAAGTACCTTTATGGTCGAAATGACCGAAACGGCTTCTATCCTTAATAACCTGAGCGACCGAAGTCTTGTAATCATGGACGAAATCGGCCGTGGAACGAGCACCTACGACGGCGTGAGTATAGCCTGGAGTATCGCAGAGTACTTACACAATCACCCAAAATTCAGGCCATGGACACTTTTTGCTACACATTATCATGAGTTAAACCAGCTTGCAGATGATTTTTCAAGAATCAAAAATTTCAATGTTTCGGTAAAAGAACTCAATGGCAAAGTGGTCTTTTTGAGGAAGTTGAAGGAAGGTGGTAGTGAACATAGTTTCGGTATCCATGTGGCTCAAATCGCCGGTATGCCACAAAATGTAGTACTGCGTGCCAATGAGATTTTGCATCATCTTGAAAAAGACCATATCAAGGAGCAAAACAAAGAGAAAATCAAGGAAGCACCCAAAAATAACTATCAGTTGAGTTTCTTTGATCCGGTAGATCCCCAGGGAGAAAAAATAAAGGAAATGTTGAAAGAAGTGGATGTAAACACCATTTCACCTATTGAGGCATTGTTGAAGTTAAATGAGTTGCGGAGGTTACTGGAGAAATAA
- a CDS encoding NAD(P)-binding protein yields MAFLKTDLTTNPDLTTHGEGTGSSRSKRPQYVDFLPPCNQACPAGENIQEWLSLAQAGLNKEAWLKLTENNPMPAIHGRVCYHPCETACNRTSLDQPVSIHAIERFLGDTAIEQNWQFEKPAKLSGKKIMVIGAGPSGLSAAYHLARLGHTVEIFEAGPIAGGMMNFGIPAYRLPRNILQAEIDRIKNMGVQIHLDRKVTDILKEKKEGNFDAVFVAIGAHIGKKTDIPAREAGKILDAVSFLKDVELGNTPLLGRKVAIYGGGNTAMDAARTAKRLGAEEALIIYRRDRDHMPAHDFEADEALSEGVKIHWLRSIKNIEATQMTVEKMKLENGRPVPTGEFETLEADSLILALGQDTETDFLKLVDGITFKSDGTVEVNNAMMTGHPGIFAGGDMVPSDRTVTIATGHGKKAARNIDAWLRFSTYQKPDSNPVILTEQLHVWYRTNAAPKPQEHIDAKIAAESFDEIVAGYDAEEAKYEAQRCLSCGNCFECDGCYGACPEDAIIKLGKGNRYKFDYDKCTGCGVCVEQCPCHAIDIIPEPVN; encoded by the coding sequence ATGGCGTTTTTAAAAACTGACCTTACCACAAATCCTGACCTTACCACGCATGGTGAAGGTACGGGCTCGAGCCGGAGTAAACGGCCACAATACGTTGATTTTCTCCCTCCCTGTAATCAGGCATGCCCTGCAGGCGAAAATATTCAGGAATGGCTTTCGCTGGCACAAGCCGGTCTAAACAAAGAAGCCTGGCTAAAACTGACAGAAAACAACCCAATGCCCGCCATTCACGGCAGGGTATGTTATCACCCTTGCGAAACAGCCTGTAACCGTACTTCTCTGGATCAGCCGGTTAGTATTCACGCTATCGAACGTTTTTTGGGAGATACTGCCATCGAGCAAAACTGGCAATTTGAAAAGCCGGCAAAACTCAGTGGCAAAAAAATAATGGTAATTGGAGCAGGGCCAAGCGGCCTTTCAGCTGCTTACCATTTGGCAAGATTAGGACACACCGTTGAAATCTTCGAAGCTGGTCCCATTGCCGGGGGTATGATGAACTTCGGGATTCCGGCTTATCGCTTACCTAGAAACATCCTTCAGGCCGAAATCGACCGAATCAAAAACATGGGGGTGCAGATCCACCTCGACCGTAAGGTTACTGATATTTTAAAAGAAAAGAAAGAAGGAAATTTTGATGCAGTATTTGTTGCCATAGGTGCTCATATCGGTAAAAAAACTGATATTCCTGCCCGTGAAGCAGGTAAAATACTTGATGCGGTTTCATTCCTGAAAGACGTAGAGCTAGGCAATACACCATTATTAGGAAGGAAAGTAGCCATTTATGGTGGTGGAAATACCGCAATGGATGCCGCCCGTACAGCCAAAAGACTTGGTGCCGAAGAAGCCCTTATCATTTACCGTCGTGACCGCGACCACATGCCTGCTCATGATTTCGAAGCCGACGAAGCACTTTCAGAAGGTGTAAAAATTCACTGGTTGAGAAGCATCAAAAACATTGAGGCTACACAGATGACCGTGGAAAAAATGAAACTCGAAAACGGTCGCCCGGTACCAACAGGAGAATTTGAAACGCTCGAAGCCGATTCTTTGATTTTGGCCCTGGGGCAGGATACTGAGACTGACTTCCTGAAACTGGTCGATGGAATCACTTTTAAATCGGATGGTACTGTAGAGGTAAACAATGCCATGATGACCGGTCACCCGGGAATTTTTGCCGGAGGTGACATGGTTCCAAGTGACCGCACAGTTACTATTGCCACAGGTCATGGTAAAAAAGCCGCAAGAAATATTGACGCATGGTTAAGATTTTCAACCTATCAAAAACCTGATAGTAACCCGGTTATTCTGACAGAGCAGTTGCACGTTTGGTACCGGACCAATGCCGCCCCAAAACCTCAGGAACATATCGATGCCAAAATAGCAGCCGAAAGTTTTGATGAAATTGTTGCCGGCTATGATGCCGAAGAAGCTAAATATGAAGCCCAAAGGTGTTTATCCTGCGGAAACTGCTTTGAGTGCGACGGTTGTTATGGTGCTTGTCCTGAAGATGCAATAATCAAACTGGGGAAAGGCAACCGCTACAAATTTGATTATGATAAATGTACCGGCTGTGGTGTATGTGTGGAGCAGTGCCCTTGCCATGCTATTGATATTATCCCTGAACCGGTGAATTGA
- a CDS encoding UMP kinase, giving the protein MSLKYKRILLKLSGEALNGGDKSQIINTEILTQYAKEIKKVVDSGVEVAIVIGGGNIFRGASAQSGIDRSQGDYMGMLATVINGMAIQSILESHGMKTRLLSAIKMEQIAEPFIRRRAIRHLEKGRVVIFGAGTGNPYFSTDSGGALRAVEIGADVLLKGTNVDGVYTADPRKDATATKYDEISFDEVISKGLKVMDMTAFTLCKENKLPIIVFDMNKEGNLNHLVNGEKVGTLVQ; this is encoded by the coding sequence ATGTCGTTAAAATACAAAAGAATACTCCTGAAGCTCAGTGGCGAAGCCCTGAACGGCGGTGATAAAAGCCAGATTATAAATACCGAAATCCTGACGCAATATGCCAAAGAGATCAAAAAAGTGGTTGATTCCGGTGTGGAAGTAGCCATTGTAATTGGTGGAGGGAATATTTTTAGGGGTGCCAGTGCACAATCAGGCATTGACCGCTCACAAGGCGACTACATGGGTATGCTGGCCACAGTTATCAACGGTATGGCCATTCAGAGTATCCTCGAAAGCCACGGCATGAAAACACGTTTACTTTCGGCCATCAAAATGGAACAAATTGCTGAGCCATTTATCCGCAGGAGGGCCATCCGACACCTTGAAAAAGGCAGAGTGGTGATTTTTGGAGCAGGTACAGGCAACCCATACTTTTCAACCGACTCTGGCGGTGCTTTAAGAGCGGTGGAAATCGGGGCAGACGTACTTTTGAAAGGAACAAATGTGGATGGAGTTTACACAGCTGACCCAAGAAAAGATGCTACCGCAACAAAATATGATGAGATTTCGTTTGACGAAGTGATCAGCAAAGGACTCAAGGTGATGGACATGACGGCTTTTACGCTTTGTAAAGAAAACAAGCTGCCCATCATCGTATTTGATATGAATAAAGAAGGAAACCTCAACCACCTCGTAAATGGTGAAAAAGTAGGAACTTTGGTACAATAA